GCCCTCACGGGACCGCCCTGCGCCGGAGGCGGGGCGGCAGAGGGCGGGGCGGGTCTCGCGAGACTTGGGCGGGTCTCGCGAGACTTGGGCGGTGCCGGGGAGCCGAGTTTGAACGGCGGGAGCCTGGGACGGCCGGTGCGGGGAGAGGGCGGCGGGTGAGCGGGTGGGAGAGAGCGGCGGCGAGCGGGGTTTGCTCTGTGTGGAGCCGCCGCCACTGCTGTGGCGCTGCCGGTGCCGGCTCCTGTTCCCTGTAGTGGGTGGGGCCTCTTGTCGCCCTATGGCCCCTGGTGGAGCGGGGAGAGCCCGTCCCCGCCGCCCTCGGGGCCCGTTTGGGCTGTAGCGGGTGTGGGGGCTTAGGCCCGGTCACCGGCCCGGTCTGCAGCGGGTCGGGCCCGGAAGGAGGGGACAGCGATGGCATGGCAGATCCTGCTCGGGTTCTGTGGTGGCTGAACGATGAAGCTATAGTGTGATATTTGTATGTTCTCTGTAGTACTGACCAACCCTGTTTGTGGAAAGTGATCAGCTCCGAAAATCTTTCAGTCTGAGAGTGCAACGTGGTAGGCGAAGGTATGGACTCGTGTAAGTAACTGGCTGGAATTGTCGGGGGGAATACCTGGGCTAAGGGAGAGAAACTACCCTGGTAATTGTGTTCCTGATCAGAAAACTGCACAGGTGCTTCTGACAGGATCAGAACACAGACAGCTGTTACATGTGGCCCTGGGGAATGGAAGTTTAACCAGAACTGTGTTAGAGTGGGAGAAGAAAGTTTGCCTGCCAGGAGAGTGCCTTTTATCTCCTACCCCATTACTTTTATTAAGGATTACTTGAGTAGTTGAATAGTAAATGTCTGCAGCTCTCAGTATAGAATCTGTCAAAAAATGTTTGAAGGTATTTAGCTAAAAGTGAGTAACTCTTGTGATTCAGTAGAATCAATAAAGACTGATTTCTGTTATTTCCCCCTCCTGCCTACTCACCTTGCTGCCTATTCAATTGATCttaaaacattgttttcagAGCAATTTATTTAGCCCCATGTATAATATTAAATTGCTTGCAATTATTTCAGCGTACAGCTTCATAAACAAAACTACCTGGACTTGTTTGATTCATCCAGAGTTGACAATGAAAAATTGAAGTTGGCTGTGCTCCAAAAGGCATAATTGCTGTTTTCCCTAATAGTCGGGAGGAATGTGGGAATaagaaaatttttgaaaattatttctcctttcctccatACTTCAActataaaattaagaaaaaccCCATGAGATCTTTTTTCATATTGTCTAGTAAATCCTTTATTAAGAGCTCAAAGTTCTTGTATGAGAAACtggaagagaaatgcaaaagagATTGAGGAAGTAGGGGAGAGTTGGacaaaatcccaaaaaatccccctcAAAAATTACCAGAAGATGACCCTGGCTGTAGCCTGTTTACCTGCTCTGGAGGCCAGTTGCAGAGTATCCATCCTTTGGCAGCATTGCCTGATCTGTTTCTAAGCTGTCTGACAGTAGCCTAACTGAGATTTGAATAAGATTTGCATTTATGTGGGGGTTTAGCTTGTGATCTGCATGTTCATGACACAGCCAGCACGGTTAAGCCTGTTCTGAAAAGGGACTGCTCTGAAGGACTGTGCTGTGATGGCAGCTTAGACTCATCCAGACTAGACgactgttgcttttttttcttttaaaggtgGAGTGCAAGAATAAGGTCAAGAAATACTTCAATGGGCTTCTGAAGGTGAGTTAAACATGgtattcatttaatttaataaactAGGAGCTGGCAATTGGCTATGTTGCCTCTATACTGTTGTCTGatcagaaaataaagctgtcattaaaattttgtttatgTAGGTGAGCAATGATTCATTCATCCTCTTTACTAATGGAAGTGCGTGCCAGAAGTTGTTGCCTATGTGCTTATATTGCTACACCTTACAGGAAACGCTTAATTATTAAATTGTACATGGTGTCTCTGTCCTTGCACTAGTATAATATTGATGATTCTTAGTTACTGGTGTGCAGAATTCCTGTGTTTCACTGGCTTATTTTAGTATAGATGCAAAGCTAGTATTTCAGGCATTGCAGTGGTTAGAGGTGAAAACTGAAGTTTCAAAGCCTGGCTGGATAAAGTCTCTTTGGATGTGTTGAACCTGGATAGCAACAAGTgaggagaaaatgcaaaaacCAGAATGTGATAATTTCTGTCTTGTGCCTTGGAAAGGAATTGGCGCAGTATTGGCACGATGTACTTTTGCATGTTAATTAAATCCTTTTCTATTAGCAGAAGCTGGGTAACTCCACTAGTAGTCATTAATGTTGGATAAAAGATAgtaaaaaaatgtgaaaggtGGGTATTACAACATTCATAAGAATGATGTATGTGCCAGTAAGAAATGGCAACAAATGAATTGCTTCTGTGAGAACAAAAAGCAAGAGTTAGGTCTTCAATACAGAATTACTTTAATTCTGAAATTATATGAAAGTTATGAACcctgactttaaaaaatcaacagtatttttttggtgtgtttgtgGCTTACTGTTATTTCCTACTTTCTGAGAAAACTCTTGGCATATGTTGTTCAGAAGCCTGAGTTGCTTAGCATTTTGTATCTTAATAGGATTTTTTTGCAGTGGTCTGATTTAGTAGACTTGGGAACAAGCAGTCATGCAAGCTTATGGTGTTAATTTgagctgattttttaaattttttttaatatttggttTGTTGGATTTACTTTGACTAACCTTTTTTGCAAAATTCACCTGTTACAAAAGgatgaatattttgaaatgtgacAAGGGGATGATTATTTACAAATAGGTGGCCTGCAGCAACTGAATTTTGAAAGACTCCATTAACCACTTTAATAAATGCAAAGCTCTGTGTTAAACTCCGTATATTTTTACAGAGCTTCTATTTTTGACTCTTCACTTCAGCTACTGTTTATCTGTTTCTCTATCCCACATAATGTTATTAGGAGTACACTGTCCTGCTAATGCAGCTGCCTACGCCAGTCTTAAGTGTTATTCGTGTACACAAGAAATGCTGTACTTGGTGGGGCTTGGTTTATAATAGAAAGAAGATAGTGTCAGCCATGTGCATAGCAGTGTTTTCCTAAGGTTATTTAATTGTTGTCTCTTGTACTTGGCAGGAGAGCTCTGTCCTAGATTAACTCTGGTTGTGGAGTACAAAGAAACCAGGCTGGGCACACAGGAGTGCTTTTGCTGCATGTTAGACATAACTAAGAATAAGGCAGTAACCAAGTTTATGAAGAAACAGCTGTTATTTTACTGTTCACAGGTCTGGTTGTGAGCTTTTATTGTGTCTTGTATTAATGCAAAAATAGATCACTCTATCCTGGTTAAGATAGGAAATCCAGTAACTTCTTTCACATAACTACTGTAATTTActgcaatatattttttcaataattttgtgtttgcagtgttgaataaaaaaggaagaaaaatggagacAGAGACCATTTTAAGTCTTAAACAGCAACTGAAGGAAGCAGAGAATGAGCGAAGAAAGGCAGCGCAATATGGTTTGCATTTACTGGAGTCCCAAAGTGAGGTTCAAAATCAGCTGGATCAAATACGCCGTGAATTGACTGAGAAAACTGAGGTGATGATGCCTTTTCTTCTCAAAGTTCAAAACTAgaactttgttttatttcagttattttctgaAAGGCACAGGTGTTTTAAATGCCTTCTAGCACCtagattaattttaataaacCTCTAAGTAGTTGTAGAGAGGGCTTTTTTCTTGGCTTGAGCACAAGTGTGTCTAACTGGGACAGGGTTTCATAGCTAATTATGCATCAGGTGTTCAGTATCGTGTAGGACTAATTGCTTTTAATGTAAAATGAATACTAAATGCTAAAGTAAATTTGCTTCAGAGCATGTGTTTTGCCTCTGTTTAGCAATTTGTTTGTGTATGCTCTCCCAGTCAGCTTTATATCACTTAAAAGCTGTGAGAAGAATGCTAGAAGCAAGACTGTAAAATTGATTTCTTCTCTAGTGAAGTTTTCaaattttcctaatacccaGGGGTTCTGAACTTATTAGCATATTTCTTCACAGCTCAGGCAAAGGAGTAGTATAGTGCTGAATTACAGAGGTATTATTTAGTCAACCAGTTTTCTTCTTAGTAGTTGTTTGAGAAAATTTCAGTTGGGAAAATCTCTTCCACTTTTCATAGAggctttcattttcatgtttgtATTCAGGCAGCCCATGTTTCAGATAAATTATTTATCTTCATTTAGTCTGTTTCTTTCTGGTTGTGCATCCATCCCTTCTCCTGGGATAGTGCTAAAACATTGGTTCTGTAGCAGCTGGAGGGTTGCAGCACCCTGCTATTCTTAATGGacagaattttttattctgaTCAGTTCACCATTAGTAAGCTTTGtgtgagaggcagctgaaggCACAAGTGATAAGGAAGCCAGGGCAGGATCATCCtttcctgctgagcagcagagagggcagTTACTTGAGCTGTCAAGCTGCTCCCTCAGACTGTGATCCTGTGTGAGAGGCTGTAGCCAACTTCTGAGCCTATCTGGTAACTTGGATTCCAGGGGTGGAGGGGAGGAATTGTGTGCCTTCATACAGTAGAATAACATCTCGTGGGAGCTGTGCTTACCCAACAGATTCTTTAGAGCTTTTGAATCTCTCTGGCTCTCCTCTTTGCAGTCTGAGAGCCAAAGCAGTTACTGTGAACAAAAGTGTGAGTTCTACCAGCAGGCACAAAAGCCTTTCAGAAAGCTCTGTGAGCTCTTCTGTACGAGTGCGCAGGCAAGCTGTTGCCAGGATTTTGTTGTTCTTGGCTCTGGCCAAGCAGGGCACTCCCAAACATGTCCTGTGCGCAGTCTTCATCTTGGTGTTAAAGCTCCTGCCCTGGGTATTTGAGAGCTAAGCCTGTCCTTGATAGGCTGTGTCTAGGCCACAGAGGTCACTTTGATACCTGACAgcttttagttttttatttaattctggTTTGTGTCTCAAGACTTATgttattttgaaaaggaaaaaaaatctgcgCATTTAGATCAATTTGGTTTCCCtattactttttcctttcaagactttttcttttccttaattgCTGCTGGCTGAATGGAAGAGTAAAATGAACCTGCCCTTGGTAATTAGGAAGCATGCAATCAAGCATAGATggaagctgtttaaaaaaatgattCTTCAGTCTGGAAGGGTTGGTGGGATTTATTATAACAGCCAATTTAGCGGTCTTAAAAAAACTATTGAACTCAGCTGTTCTGCTTGATGGACTgtagtaatttttaatgtaattggGTTCTGTAGTGGTAGAAAGGGCATATAAACTCTGGCTAAATTTGTGACACTTGCAGAAAAGATGCCCACACCCTTCATGTTGAGTGTAAAGAAATACAGAGTTTCCATGAAGAAAAGACTATTgcataataaaattataatcATAACATTTATAAATCGTAACATTTTAGAGcagttattcttttttttaaaaaaactcatGGGTATTACAACTCTCTAATTGGCACTCCCAACAAAAGACTAAATGAGCTAGAAGCATCTTGGTTCTGTGCTTTTTCATAAATGCTTAGGGAACAATGTACAATTACATCTAGATTTATTAGTGTgttatttcttccagaaattTGAGCAAGAGAAGTACACTCTTCAGAGAGAAATTGAACTCAAGAATCGAATGTTGGAAAGCTTGAATTTTGAGTGTGATTCCCTTAAGCAACAGCAAAATGTGCAACTGGATAAACAGAAAGAACAGCTTGACAGAGCCTATGGACAAGAAATCAGTGACCTTAAAAACAAGGTTTGGTGACTAATATATAGCTGAAAGGTTATTAATACCCTTTTAGATACTATATGTAGAACTCATAATTTCACTCCTAAGtaccaaaataaataataagtaGTTACAATGTGTAGTAGCTTGTTTGgctggtttttaaaaaacatctgtGTAGTTACGTATGAATTATGTTAAATTTcaatgcttgtttttaaaagttactttaGTGTTTCCaagacattttctgtaattGGAGCAGTCAGAAGTATTGTGCTTTTCAAGAATTTACCATGAAATGATACTACTTAGTTGTCAACTGTTTTTAAGTTGGAGAACCTGAAAGCAGAACTTGATGAAACCCGACTCTCAGAGAAACAACTGAGACACAAAGTGGACcatcagaaagaaataattgctGCCAAATCAGAAGAACTGCACATGATGTCTGAGCGTGTACATGAGACCATGTCTTCAGAAATGCTCAACCTTCAGATAGAGCTCACTGAACTCCAGAGTGAGAAGGTGTGTGAGTAGCACTGAATCATTTGCAGTGTAGCCTAGttgaaaatgaaattctgcTGTTTTGCTCATTTCATTTTTAGGTGTGTTGTCTGTAGTGCCATGTTAGGATTGACTTTTGTTCGGAGAACGTGCACAGCAAAATACAGCAGCCTTAATAGCTAAGCTTTAATACCATTTCCTCTTCAAGATAACACATTGTATTAAAACTAACTACTTCTAGTAAATGTGTTTGGTTTACTTGGGCCTGCTTGTCTTCcaattgttttaaataacttttgATTTCAtacttgttttttgtttgtttaggccaatgatgaagaaaagctgaatgaGCTGCAGTGCAGTAAAGAACAGTTAGAGCTTGTGAACAGTAACTTACGTAACCAGCTGGAGCGgctgcagggggaaaaagaagagagggaaaaagaagttattttttactGTAATGCATTAGAGGTATTCTCCTAGTTTTATTTGACAGTGGTAGATAATCCCCAAACTGCACAAGTTGTGTTGCCAGCTTTTTGGTGAAGTAGGAGTTTGGAGGAGTTgtgagagggagggaaaagagaaggacaATGGTTGGTCATGTTTGGTGTTGCCTGGTAGTAAAAGCTCTCTATTGGCACTGTTTTGTGTGAGTGGTGAAAGGAGAGCCTTTGCATGGCACTGTTCTGCCTCTTAGGGACCTTCTCAAAGATCACTGGAGgaattctcatttttatttccagtttctaCTGAATACCTTGGAGAATCTTGTACTGGGGAGTAGAGCATTTGTGACTAGTGCAAGGAGAGTGATCTGAATACCATAAATCCGGTTGACAAACAGCAAAGCTTACTCCTAAAGGCTTTTACTTGTGCTCTTGTCCTGAAGAACAAGTGGAATATTAAGTGTTTTAGTGAAATTAAATGAATTTGTCTCTTAGTTACTAGAACTGTCTGTACAGTTAAATAGTTCTGAACAATATAATCGCTGCTAAAGTGTAGGAAATTAGAAAGAGTTAAAGCTATCTGATTATCATGTATGCAGTACATCAGATGCTTAAATGACCAATATCCTCTTTGCTTTAATCTAGAAAGCTCAGGAGGCTAATCAGGAGCTTCGGGTTCAGCTGGATCACGCAGTGCAACAATCTTTGGACCCTACAAGCAAAGGCAATTCTCTCTTTGCTGAGGTACAACTATGCCACGGATGCCTGAGAATGTCCACAGGCCAGaagaagtattttcagttttctttcttatgtTGTATTGAAAATATGAGAGTATCTGTACCTGATCTGGCCAGCATGTATCTCTAGTCCTCAAATATGACTTCAGTGTTGATCTGACATGTGGAAAACCATTTCATGCTCTCTCTGAAGGAGTTAGTAAACTTAATGGAATTACTTTTAAGTTTTCTGACTATCAAGTCAAAAGTTGTGACCGAGGGTTCATGATGGTTCTGTCTATAGCTCTTGACTCTAAGTAGTTTTGTTCAGCTGATAAATCCTTCTTTAATATAGAAGACACTATGTGAAATATTAACAGATGCTGATAAAAGCTGTCTTAAAAAATTCCTGAAGATATCTGGATGTTTGAGCTTTTGGGAGGGTTTTGGAATTAGCTTTTCAGTAAGAATTCAGCTGCTGTTAAATGCATAGGGAGCATTATGTTTCATGACAGCATCCAGGGGATGGGTGAAGTTGGGAAacaattcatatttttttaaactgtttgttCTGTTGCCAGTGGGCAAAACTATTGTACAGCAACACTGAAGCATGAAATGTTGCTTTATTTTgatgtcaaaagaaaaatctgttgcATTTCACTGATTGGGCTTCAGTAGCACTGTCTACTCACTTCAATCACGGGGGAATGACAGTAGCCTGCATTTTCAAGTACTGTTGCTGGAAAAGCACTATTTGCAGACTGAACACCAATTGCCAAGCAACATGTCCTTATCAAACTCATCCTCCAAGTGACAGCAAGTGTTGTAATTTCACAGTAGTAATTGTTCACAATGTTCTGTAGGTGGAGGACCGTAGGGCAGAAATGGAACGACAGCTGATCAGTGTGAAAGTAAAATATCAGTCCCTACAAAAACAGCATGCATTCAGTAGAGAACAATTGCAAAGAATGAAGGTATGGTGATTCCTGTAATACTCCAGGGTGTCCTTGGGTCTGATAAGGCACTGTGCTAATGCTCAGGCCAGGGGATTTGTTACCTTTAAAATATGATGCAGTAGTCTGGGGGGagggaaatgggagaaaaaacaagTGAGATGATGATGTGCTGTTTGACTCCTATGGTACAAGTGTCCACATTACAGTGAAGGCACCATGTTTGCTTACTTTGGCTGTAGTTGTTTAATGGATAAAAGTAAAACACAACTCTTGTCAGTCAAACTAGCATTCAGTTTGTCTTGATAATTGTTTTTCCTTGTCTAATTCTTGTACTTCATGAATCAAGTATTTGTGCATTAACTGTGGTTGTCAGGGATGGGCATAAAGAAAAGGACAGGCTTTTACCCTCATCACACTCtaggtttttgggttttttccacttttgtgTTGCTTTCTTATCTTtgtccatattttttttttcttgctttgcacTGTTTTTGCTGTAAGTCATAACTTTCATCATAACTCTTTAACTTAAACTCCTCTGCTATAGGATGGGAGCCTGTTAATATTGTTGAGGACTAGTTAGCAGAAGCTGATTTATAAGATAATGTAAAGgggatgctgcagagctggcaacTGTTTTCACGTTGGTCTCATGATTTTTCCAACACTAAAGCGGATCCTTTAATTTTGATCAACTACTTGGTCATGCAGTTTGAGGAGAGTGCTTAAACATCAAGGGTGATGATCATGAGTTGCACTGAAGGTTTGTGTTACCTAGATTTTGTGGAGTAGGTTGAAAATAGCTCAAACAACAGTcttaaaggagaagaaaaaaaccctactgaTACAGCAAAGATTTGAGTGAGGGAAGTCATTGGGTAGGATCAGTTCCTTTGCAAATTTTCCCCTTGTAATATGGGGTAAGTCAGTCATACTGATTGAAGGGTGTAAGAAACACACCCAATACTAAAAGTGCCAAAAAATGGAGGCAAATTGGTATCCCTGTACTAGTAGTTAATGcttttatttggaatttttgTACTTGTTTATATTCATAAAACTTTTTCAAATGTCAGTAATGGAGATAGGTAGTTTGTTAGGACAGCTGTTTTGCTTAAGCTGCTGTTAGAATCCCTGTTAGCATCCTCTCCGTGTTGTGCTGCACTGGGATGCTGCCACTTAAAGCTCAGCCTGTGCTCAGCTGATCTCTCAGTTCgaagctgcttcccacaggagaGGTAACTGCTGTTGCAGCTTTAGTTGAAGAATCTCTCTGTGTAGTATTTGCTGGTAAATCCTGAGGATCTGGCTCCTGAACAGAATGTACATACCACTCCTGGGAGAGCTTTATCACCTCTAGTGTAGTTTTCCCAATCCAGAACATCCTTCCCGGTTTAAGTTCCTGTTCTCTGTTATGTAGATCAGCTGCAATTTGCAATTCTGACAGCAGGAGGGCTTTTAAGGGAAAAGGTTGGGTGTCTGTGCTTGGCAACTGTAAGGATAGATTTAGTCAGCCAGTGAGGTGGAGTTTACGATTTTGCCTCCCTTATACCCTGTAGAAGCTATGAGGAGATAATTGAATCTCTCATTAGCTCTAACTTGTGCACAGAATCATCAATCCCCTTTACCTGACCTAGGAGATTCCACACGTAGATGCTCTTCTCGCTTTCTCTCTgtctgtaatttaattttgtcaCGTGATCATTTTCCTGTGATttctcccagtgtcccattgTTACCTTATCCATACTGACCAGACTGATAAAAATACCTCAGATTTGTGAAGTCTTTCATTTATTGTATTTCCTGTTGTTTAAATGTCTAATGTATCACCTGCAACTGAATGTATTAAGACCCTTGTACTTCAATATTATGTTAACACCAACACAAATAATTGCTCTAAATGTAAGATTTTTACAGCTTCTCCTTTGTAATGACAGAGGGTGTTCCTTTGCTTGAAAGGATATATTCCAttggagaagcagaaaaagctgaaattcttggGTTAATATTGTAGAAAGCAAACATGGTGGTGTTATACCTGAAaatcagaactgaaaaaaaaatggggggtTAAACTTGTGGGTTCTCCTAAGTGACTTATCAAGATGCATTTTAGCTCAGACAAATAAGCCTGGACTGTGACTGGATTCTGGCTGACTTGGTGTTGATGGTGTGAATGTGGAATGCTGTGTGTGACCTTggctgtgtgtttctgtgttccTTAGCCAATACAGAGATATGGGTGTGACACCTCAGGACCGCACTGTTCAGTGAGGTTTCAGCTGTCCTCATGCCTTGTGCTGTCTATGGTGATAATTGCTAAGATTATGTGGTGAGGACTGAGTTCAAGCATCCAGTGCACTTCTGTATTCAGGTTTAGAATTAAAAGGCTTGAGTACCTAAACAGTTTTGTGTAGAAGGCTGGGATTTTTAGTCACTAATCCCAGTATTTGTTGTAagtagttttttccttttttccagctgcaaatGGCTACACTGCTACAGCTGAAAGGCTCCCAGGCAGAATTTGATCAGCTGGAACGCTTACAGTCGATGTTAGAGCAAAAGAATGGTGAAATAGAAGATCTTCTTACTAAAGTGAGGCAGCTAGAAAAATTTAAGGTATGTGGTTTTTAATTAAGTAGAAATTTATAATTGGAAGCTAACACATGAGAACAAGAATTATGAAAACCAGTATCTGAAGTCCACACTCTGGTTTGAGAAGGGATCCAAAAGCTGACTCATATCTTTATTTGAGCCAAGTTGTATTTTACAGCTGGAGAACATTAGACTCCTCAAGcgcagagaagcagaaaattataCACCACCTAACACCTGTGTCGAAGAAGCAATTTTTGTGGGTTCTTGTGTGAAGCACCTTCATATCTTCTATAGTTACTTACAGTATTTAAGTTCAGTTACTTGGTCAAAGCTCGCAGAGCTGGGACATCCAGTTTTCCTCTTGGAAGGTGTAGCCATTTGGCACTTTTACTGTGTGTACTTAGACTTTAGCCTTTTTTAGTGTCTCAGCTCTATTGAATTTCctcaataattattttcttaatgtgtCTTTGCAGCTGAAGCATGCTCTTCTCTAGCAAAACTGAATTGTTTAATCATCCTTGTAAAGCAGTTTTTTCAGTCCTCTTATGCAACTTGAAAACATCTTgtcaatattttgaaaagtgagAAATACATGAGGATTCCTATATACACCAGTGTAATGCTACTGATGTTTGTGTGTTTCCAGAATGAAAAACTGTAGCTTGATTCTTGTGTGTTTCTGGAGTCGTTTGACCCTTTCTTATCACAGCTTTGGAGTGTAAACTGAAGTGTTTTAGCTTGTGCAGTAGCATTATGCTTTCCAGGGTAGCTTCCTGTATTCTGTATTTAACCCAAGTGGTATGAACCACACTTAACCCATTTTAGCAATAATTGAGGAAGCCTGATTGTTTTACCAGTTTTGTCATGTTTAAGCTTGGTCTGTACTTATTTCTGTTTCTAGGCTGTAAATAAGTAGTGTTGGGAAATTGAATGGTTGATTCCAATAATCATCAAAAGTATCTGTAGTCAGTGACTACTGAGGGAGGTCTCTGAGACAGGATTAAATCTGAGCACCGcttgttcagaaaaaaatcaccaaacaaaaaccccagtgtCACGTGTTGCTGCATTTGTAACATCTTTACTACAAACCAACTTCCTCATCTGAAATATGGAATTGATTTTGAGATTTTGGCTGTTGGTTAGCATGGCTTGTATTCCTCTGGGGTCCAGCTGCTGAAGCCTAGaattaaatgctgaaaaaaattccctaTGGGTTAACTAAATACTCTGTGTTCTCAAGtaaaaagcaagaaagctgttctgcagtgctgcttgcAAACCTTCTGGAGCTAActtacttttttcattttttcagtgaataaGAGAGAGCTGTCAGTACTATTTGACATTTGTAGCAAATGAGAAAGTTCTCGGCACAGCTGAGCTTTATCTTTTGTGTTTAAATCCCTCTGTGATGAGGCTTCTCCAtcaaaatgcatgaaaaatgtCTCCTAAGAACTAAGCTAATGTGCTTCTGAAAGGTCACTGCTTGACAACCTGACTCTTTCTTTTATCAGAGTTTATATGAGAATATGGAAGAGTCCAGACCTGCAAATGGCGCAAAAGGAAGCGATTCTGAAAATGGTTACTATGCAGATTTACTGCAAATTAAACTTGACAACTCAAAGTAAGTACTTAGAGCCTGAGGCCTAGAAGTTGGTTGTAGCAGAGTTATTTTCTAGGTACTTGTTTTTATCCTCccttttttgttactgtttgtATGCACTGACTGCATGTGCAGAAGTGTTTTGTTCTTGATGCGTTTTCTAATGCTGTGGAACCAACCTGACTTCATTATAGGActgagaggggtttttttgtagtttcATTTAAGTTTTAAAAGATAGCAGCAGAAATATTGTTTATGATTATTGCTTTCTGCCAGAAATCTTGTTAATACTCCTAGATACAGGGCAGTTGAGACCTTGAATCAATTAAAAGTTAATCTCTAAGGAAACTGTGTGAAGATTCTTAATCTTTAGCCTGTATatgttcatttctgttttaaaaagagtGAGACAATAACACTTGAAATGTTTTATAGTACAAAAACGCTTGATTTTTCCTACTAATTTATAAATACAAAGTTGAGGTGAAGTTGAGTGCTTATTTGTCTTTACACCTATTGgtttactaaaagaaaaaaacccaaaataatcCAAGTCTGACtgattttataattttcctcccaccccagcaaggaaactgaaacactgaaaaatgaactATCCCTGCAGAGAATGAAAGCTCTGTATGAGAGTCAAAGGGTCCTGGAATTTGAAAGGAAGCTCTTCACAAATGAGAGGCATTTGCAAGCTTGTCAGAGTGAGAACATGAACTTGCGGGTTATGCTGGATGagctaaaaatgaaatatgaacCTGAAGGTAAATACTTCTTTTCTACctgggaaaatgaaaagttcTGATTTTCTCAGCCTTTAGAAATGGACTGACATTAAACAGGAAGACATTGGTTTAGTTCCAGAGCTTAATGCTTAAATAGCTGCCTTTCTGCAATAACCTACTCCAAAACCTGCTGAGCTGAAGTAGAAAAGCTCTACCTTGCTCCAGACCTCACTTGAATATGTGAACACTGGCTTGAAAAGACTAAAGAAGGCAGTTTTACCACTAAAAATGAGAGGCTGTAGAGACCATAGATAGATACCCATACTCAAGTGGGTGGGAACAAATCTCAGGTGTTTCCCATAAAAGCAGTGGCGTCTT
Above is a window of Corvus moneduloides isolate bCorMon1 chromosome 15, bCorMon1.pri, whole genome shotgun sequence DNA encoding:
- the SPDL1 gene encoding protein Spindly, which translates into the protein METETILSLKQQLKEAENERRKAAQYGLHLLESQSEVQNQLDQIRRELTEKTEKFEQEKYTLQREIELKNRMLESLNFECDSLKQQQNVQLDKQKEQLDRAYGQEISDLKNKLENLKAELDETRLSEKQLRHKVDHQKEIIAAKSEELHMMSERVHETMSSEMLNLQIELTELQSEKANDEEKLNELQCSKEQLELVNSNLRNQLERLQGEKEEREKEVIFYCNALEKAQEANQELRVQLDHAVQQSLDPTSKGNSLFAEVEDRRAEMERQLISVKVKYQSLQKQHAFSREQLQRMKLQMATLLQLKGSQAEFDQLERLQSMLEQKNGEIEDLLTKVRQLEKFKSLYENMEESRPANGAKGSDSENGYYADLLQIKLDNSNKETETLKNELSLQRMKALYESQRVLEFERKLFTNERHLQACQSENMNLRVMLDELKMKYEPEELLKGPKIKKKREKIPVNATCEYFDSRNTPVKETALTQLPNREGKKVTTENLEQSDASPKKQPFQASPLHTALQAIRNIVEPERERKRVKIQDENHIAFTSNSGSGNNSLAPAAPRLTAESGFETTEEKKENKISTEKKTQKKKHSTLYVSSKASPETQCAQQ